In the Prosthecomicrobium sp. N25 genome, one interval contains:
- a CDS encoding threonine aldolase family protein produces MIFASDNWAGASDKVMAALAEANAGPSPAYGVDEITRRLEARMADLFETDVAVFLVATGTGANALSIAAFAPPWGAVLCHEGAHLASDECGAPEFFAGTKTVGLPGARAKLDPATVTAALMELPAGVVHHSQPAVLSLTNATELGTVYTPDEVAALSAVARTRRMAVHMDGARLANAISHLEVAPSALTWRAGVDVLSFGATKGGAFMAEAVVLFDRSRAEAMGYLRKRAGQLVSKHRFVAAQFDAWLDDEHWLDLADHANAMAARLAAGLRQAEKARLAWEPQANEVFAYMAPETAAALRERGATFYEWTMTGLPAEDGPRGREQLYRLVASFRTTEEEVDAFLGAIR; encoded by the coding sequence ATGATCTTCGCATCCGACAACTGGGCCGGCGCCTCTGACAAGGTCATGGCCGCGCTCGCCGAGGCCAACGCGGGCCCGTCGCCGGCCTACGGGGTCGACGAGATCACCCGCCGCCTCGAGGCCCGCATGGCGGACCTCTTCGAAACCGACGTCGCCGTCTTCCTGGTCGCGACCGGCACGGGCGCGAACGCGCTCTCCATCGCCGCCTTCGCGCCACCCTGGGGCGCGGTCCTCTGCCACGAGGGTGCCCACCTGGCCAGCGACGAGTGCGGCGCCCCCGAATTCTTCGCCGGCACCAAGACCGTTGGACTGCCGGGCGCCCGCGCCAAGCTCGACCCGGCGACCGTCACCGCCGCGCTCATGGAGCTGCCGGCCGGCGTCGTCCATCACTCCCAGCCCGCCGTCCTGTCGCTCACCAACGCCACCGAACTCGGTACCGTCTACACGCCCGACGAGGTCGCCGCGCTTTCGGCCGTCGCGCGCACGCGCCGGATGGCGGTGCACATGGACGGCGCCCGCCTCGCCAACGCCATCTCGCACCTGGAGGTCGCCCCCTCGGCGCTGACCTGGCGCGCCGGCGTCGACGTCCTCTCCTTCGGCGCCACCAAGGGCGGCGCCTTCATGGCCGAGGCGGTCGTGCTCTTCGACCGTTCGCGCGCCGAGGCCATGGGCTATCTCCGCAAGCGCGCCGGCCAGCTCGTCTCCAAGCACCGCTTCGTCGCCGCCCAGTTCGACGCCTGGCTCGACGACGAGCACTGGCTCGATCTCGCCGACCACGCCAACGCCATGGCGGCCCGCCTCGCCGCCGGCCTCCGCCAGGCCGAGAAGGCCCGCCTCGCCTGGGAGCCGCAGGCCAACGAGGTCTTCGCCTACATGGCCCCGGAGACGGCCGCGGCACTGCGCGAGCGCGGCGCCACCTTCTACGAGTGGACGATGACCGGCCTGCCGGCCGAGGACGGCCCCCGCGGCCGCGAGCAGCTCTACCGGCTGGTCGCCAGCTTCCGCACGACGGAGGAGGAGGTGGACGCCTTCCTGGGAGCGATTCGGTAA